Proteins found in one Ovis aries strain OAR_USU_Benz2616 breed Rambouillet chromosome 19, ARS-UI_Ramb_v3.0, whole genome shotgun sequence genomic segment:
- the EMC3 gene encoding ER membrane protein complex subunit 3: MAGPELLLDSNIRLWVVLPIVIITFFVGMIRHYVSILLQSDKKLTQEQVSDSQVLIRSRVLRENGKYIPKQSFLTRKYYFNNPEDGFFKKTKRKVVPPSPMTDPTMLTDMMKGNVTNVLPMILIGGWINMTFSGFVTTKVPFPLTLRFKPMLQQGIELLTLDASWVSSASWYFLNVFGLRSIYSLILGQDNAADQSRMMQEQMTGAAMAMPADTNKAFKTEWEALELTDHQWALDDVEEELMAKDLHFEGMFKKELQTSIF; encoded by the exons ATGGCGGGGCCGGAGCTGTTGCTTGACTCCAACATCCGTCTCTGGGTGGTCCTGCCCATCGTTATCATCACCTTCTTCGTGGGCATGATCCGCCACTACGTGTCCATCCTGCTGCAGAGCGACAAGAAGCTCACCCAGGAACAAGTCTCCGACAG tcaAGTCCTAATTCGAAGCAGAGTCCTCagggaaaatggaaaatacattCCCAAACAG TCTTTCCTGACACGAAAGTATTACTTCAACAACCCAGAGGATGgatttttcaaaaaaacaaaaaggaaggtTGTGCCGCCTTCTCCTATGACTG ATCCCACCATGCTCACAGACATGATGAAAGGCAACGTCACCAACGTCCTGCCTATGATTCTTATTGGTGGATGGATCAACATGACGTTTTCAGGCTTTGTCACAA cCAAGGTCCCATTTCCACTGACCCTCCGTTTTAAGCCTATGCTACAGCAAGGAATTGAACTACTTACGTTAGATGCCTCCTG GGTGAGTTCTGCATCCTGGTATTTCCTCAACGTCTTTGGGCTTCGGAGCATCTACTCTCTGATTTTGGGCCAAGATAATG CTGCTGACCAGTCACGGATGATGCAGGAGCAGATGACTGGCGCAGCCATGGCCATGCCCGCAGACACCAACAAAGCTTTTAAG ACAGAGTGGGAAGCTCTGGAACTGACGGATCACCAATGGGCACTGGATGACGTCGAAGAGGAGCTCATGGCCAAAGACCTCCATTTCGAAGGCATGTTCAAAAAGGAATTACAGACCTCTATTTTTTGA